The genomic interval GATAATCGGCGTTTTTCGTACGGGAATATTTCGCGTGCATGGCTTCACCCAGAACGGTGAGCGTGGCGTAAACCAGAGGAATGGTGTGTCCGGCAATCAGTACAAATCGATCGCCAAAGCGCTTTTCGGGATGGCGGATATCCCAGCGCATCCCGCCGCTGAGAAGCGTTGCTACCAGGGCATGAACCTTTGAGCGAGAACCGCCCGGATGCCCGCTCTGCCGATAATTTAACATCAAATCTATTAATTGATCGATTAAATCCTTCACGACCTCCCACTGATCAAAATGCCGGGAAAGCGCTTCGTATTTTTCATCCGCAAGCGTTGAATTCTGTTGCATACTCACTCCTTTTATTCCGGGTTAATATTGGCGAAAACAAACTCTTTCATCCGCGCATTCGCGGCAACAACACCAGAATTTTATTTGCAATTAGAACGCCTCACAAAAATTAATCAAACCGGCCACACTTTTGTCCGAAAAGAAATCTCCCTTTTCTAACAGATTAAAAGTCCAGAGTTTCACCAAAACCCAAAACCTGGGCGTTGTACCCATTATCCTGCACCTTCTTCACGAACTCGTTTGGATCGGCTTTGATCACATCGAATGTGTTGTAGTGCATGGGAATGGCCAGGCCGGGCTGCAAAAATTCAACCGCCTTAACGGCATCATCGATGCCCATTGTAAAGTTATCGCCAATGGGTAAAACCGCCACATCGATGTCATTCATTTCGCCAATGAGTTTCATGTCGTAGAAAAGGCCGGTATCTCCCGGATGATAGAGGGTGCTTCCGCCCAGCGTCAGCAAAATTCCCACAGGATTACCGGTGTAAATGATGGTATTTCCGTCAATAACGGCTGAGCCGTGGTGAGCGATGGTCATTTTGACGCGGCCAAAGGGAAACTCGTGAGCACCGCCAATGTGCATGGGATGCACCTGGGCGCCCTGCATTTCGCAGTATGTGGCCAGTTCAAACGGAGCAATAATTGTGGCGCCGTCCCGT from Calditrichota bacterium carries:
- a CDS encoding metal-dependent hydrolase, with translation MPKLTYLSHSAFLVENEGTSIAIDPFLTGNPLAPVKAEDIHPDWIILTHGHGDHVGDGITMAKRDGATIIAPFELATYCEMQGAQVHPMHIGGAHEFPFGRVKMTIAHHGSAVIDGNTIIYTGNPVGILLTLGGSTLYHPGDTGLFYDMKLIGEMNDIDVAVLPIGDNFTMGIDDAVKAVEFLQPGLAIPMHYNTFDVIKADPNEFVKKVQDNGYNAQVLGFGETLDF